CGCCGCCACCGGGGAGCACGCGACCGTCGGTCAGCGCCTGGGAGGCGACGTCCAGCGCGTCGGTGACGCTGCGCTCGACCTCGTCGACGACGTGGTCGGTTGCGCCGCGGAGCAGGAGCGTGACGCCGTGGGCGCCGTCACCGCTGCCCTCGACGTAGAACATCTCGTCGGCCTCGTCCCGGGTGACCGAACCCGAGCCCAGGTCGGCCGCGGTGACCGAATCCAGATCGGTCACGATCGAGGCGCCGAGGACGTCCTGCAGGAACTCGATGTCGCTCTTGCGGGTCCGCCGGACCGCGAGGATGCCCTCCTTCGCGAGGAAGTGCTGGGCCATGTCGTCGATGCCCTTCTGACAGAAGACGACGTCGGCACCGGCCTCGGCGATCTGGTCGACTTTCTCCTGCAGCTGAGCCTCCTCCTTCTCCAGGAACTGCTGGAGCTGATCGGGGCTGTCGACCGACACGGTCGTGTCGGTCTCGGTCTCCTCGACCTCGATGGCCTCGTTAAGGAGCAGGACCGACGCGTCCTCGACCTCCGTCGGCATGTTGTCGTGGACGGGGTCCTTGTCGACGACGGCCCCGGAGAGCAGTTCGCTCTCGCCGATCTGTCGCCCGGTCTGGGTCTCGATCTCGACGTCGTTCAGGTCGACGACGGTGGAGCCGTCCTCGGCCTCGATGGCGACGGTCTGGAGCGCACGGTAGAGCAGATCCGAGAGAAGCTCCTTGTCGAGTTCGGTGCCCTTGCCGGTCATGGAGGTCTCGGCGACGCTGCGCACGAGATCCTCGTCGTCGGGGTCCACGGAGATCGCGACCTCATCGACCTCGGCGCGGGCCCGCTCGGCGGCCATATTGTAGCCCTTGATCACGGCAGTCGCGTGGATGTCCTGGTCGAGCAGCTCCTCGGCCTCCTTGAGGAGTTCGCCTGCGACGGCGACGGCGGTCGTGGTGCCGTCTCCGGCCTCGTCCTCCTGGGTCTCGGCGACCTCGACGATCATCTCGGCGGTGGGGTCGTCGATATCCATCTCCTGCAGGATGGTGACCCCGTCGTTTGTCACCGTGACGTCACCCATCGAGGAGACGAGCATCTTGTCCATCCCTTTCGGCCCGAGTGTCGTGCGTACCGAGTCCGCGACGGCGCGGGCGGCCGAGATGTTGTGCTCCTGTGCGTCCTTGTCCTTCATCCGCTGGGCGTCGTCCCCCATGATGATCATGGGCTGGCCCTGCATTCGTCGCTCTGCCATAGTCACGCGGCGATTGTTTGTCCTTCTATAAAAGGGTTCGGTATCGGGGTCGCCATACTCGATTTCGGCCCGCCCGTGACGAACGCATCGAACCGCGATTTTGGGGCCTCGAAGCCGTTACCGGTCGCTCCTGGCTCGTGGTGGGAACGTGAAAACGCCGGGACTGGGATTTGAACCCAGAACCCCAAAGGGGACACGCTTTCCAGGCGTGCGCTTTGCCATTCGGCCATCCCGGCCCGCTCTCCCCTAGTTGGGTCCCCGAATTAAACCTGTCTGTTTTGTGCCAGCCGTCCTTCCACCACGTAGCCGAGCCAGGCACTCACCGCGAAGACCGCGAGTGCGATCGGGAGCAACTTCGGCAGGCCCATTCCCAGTTCGATCGGGCCGAACAACCGCGTGGTCTGGGCGAGCACCAGGAACGTGAGCGCCCCGGCCGCCCCCCAGAGCAGACTCGCTCGGGTTCGAGGGTCCATCCGGCCGAGTTACTGGGCGGCGATGACTTCGATCTCGATTTTCGCGCCCTTGGGTACCTCGGCGACCTCGAAGGCACTGCGGGCCGGCGGGTTGTCCCGGAAGTACTCCGCGTAGGCCGAGTTCATTGCGTCGAACTCGTCGATGTCGTCCATCAGGACGGTGACTTTGAGCACGTCCTGCATCGTCAGACCCTCCTCGTCGAGGATGGCCTTGACGTTCTCCAGGGCCTGGCGGGTCTGGACCTCGATGGGCTCGTCCTCGAGCAGTTCCCCCTCGGCGGTCATGGGGAGTTGTCCGGCGGTGAAAACGAGGTCGCCGTTGGTCGTCGCCTGGCTATACGCACCGACTGCGGCCGGCGCTTCTGCTGTCTCGATGACGCGCTTCATGTTCTTCCACTCGCGGTGCGGGGCCTTAAAGCCAGGCAAAACCGGCCACCCTTCACGTTCGCACTTCGACCTGGAACCCGGCGTCCCGAAGCTTCGAGATGATCTCTTCGACGTGTTCGTGCCCACGGGTCTCCAGGTCCATCTCGATCTCCGTGGCGTCGATCGCGAAGGACTGGCGGGCCCGATCGTGGTTGATCTCGTAGATGTTGGCCTGGGCGTTCGTCACGATGTTGAGGAAGTCCCGGAGTGCCCCCGGCCGGTCTTTCATGACCGTCCGGAGCTTCACGAAGCGGCCGCGGTCGACCAGCCCGCGTTCGAGGACCGTCGTGAGCAGGTTCAGGTCGATGTTCCCGCCGCTGAGCACGGTCACGATCGTCTCGTCGTCCTCGATGTCGAACTTCTCGCCCAGCAGGGCCGCGATCGGCACCGCGCCGGCCCCCTCGACCAGGGTCTTCACCCGTTCGAGGAGCAGCACCATCGCGGAGGCGGTTTCGCTGTCGTCGACGGTCACGATCTCGTCGACCCGGTCGTCGATGATCGGGAGGGTGGTCTCGCCCACGGCCCCCGTCGCGATGCCATCCGCGATCGTGTCCACGGAGTCGAGTTCCTCGGTCGCGCCCTTGTCGAGGGAGTTCGCCACCGTCGCGGCCCCCTCGGCCTGCACGCCGATGACCCGGGTGTCTGGCTTTCGGGCCTTGATTGCGGTCGCGATGCCGCCGATCAGGCCGCCGCCCCCGATCGGAACGACGACGGTGTCGACCTCGGGGCAGTCCTCGACGATCTCCAGGCCGATCGTCCCCTGGCCGGCCTGGACGGCCTGATCGTCGTACGCGTGCACGTAGGTGCGATCGGAGTCCTCGGCCAGTTCGTGGGCCCGCTCCTGGGCGTCCGCGTAGTCCTGGCCGTAGAGTTCGATCTCCGCGCCGTAGCTCTCGGTCGCGTTGACCTTCGAGATCGGCGCGAACTCGGGCATGACGATCAACGCCTCGACCCCGCTGTGTTTCGCAGCGAGGGCCACGCCCTGGGCGTGGTTGCCCGCGCTCGCAGTGATGACCCCGCCTTCTCGCTCTTCCTCGGTGAGACTCCGGATTCGGTTTGTCGCACCGCGGATCTTGAACGAGCCGGTTCGCTGGGTGTTCTCCAACTTCAGCCGCACGTCAGCGCCCGTCATCCGGGAGAAGGTCCGCTGGGACTCGAGACTGGTCCGCAGGGCCACGTCATCGACGCGGTCCCGGGCCGCCTCGACATCGGATAGGCTGAGCATATCCCGCCTAAGCCACAGGGGTTGTTAACGGTTTGTGATGGGTCAGGATATGGGACGGACCGAGCGTTGGCACTCGGAAGATGAAAGGAAGGGGGGAACGGAGGGGAGGTGTGACCCGCATTTGGGTTATTGTCCCGGAGTGTCTTAATTCATTCCCATGCGTGGTGAAAGTGAAACGGGCCCGAATTCGGGTGTTTGAGCCGTTCTATCTCGATTGTCTGACTTCTGTCACGCGATCGCGCGGTCGCCCCGACTACCGCTCCTCGATCGGGACGAACTCGCGGCGATCGGGCCCGATGTAGCGCCCCCGGGGCCGGATGAGCTTGTTGTCCTCCTGGTACTCCAGGACGTGCCCGATCCAGCCGGTGCTCCGGCTCATCGCGAAGATGGCCGTGAACATGTCCAGTGGAATCCCGAGCTGGTAGTAGATCGCGCCCGAGTAGAAATCGACGTTCGGGGCGACCCCCTTCTCCGGGAGGCCGACCTCCTCGGTGAGATGGGTCTCTAGATCCTCCAGGTATTCGAGCCAGTGGCAGTCCTCGGTCCGGTTCGAGAGCCGCCGCAGCTCGGATTCGAGGATCTTCGCCCGCGGATCTCGTACGTTGTAGACCCGGTGACCCCAGCCCGGGATGCGCTCGCCGGAGTCCAAAAGCTCCTTGATCCACTCCGTCGCGGTCAACGGGCCCTCGTCGATCTCCAGGAGGGCCTCCATGACGTCCTGGTTGGCCCCGCCGTGGAGTGGGCCCGAGAGTGCGGCGACCGCCGCCGTGACGCTGTTGTACACGTCAGCCAGGGTCGAGCCGACGACCATCGCGGTGAAAGTCGAGGCGTTGAGCCCGTGGTCGGCGTGCAGGGTCAGCGCCTTGTCGAAGATCTCGGCGTCGACCGGGTCAGGTTCGGTGCCATGCAGCATGTAGAGGAAGTTCGCTGCCAGTCCCAGGTCCTCGCGGGGCTCGACGGGCTCTTTGCCCCGCCGGAGCCGATCGAAGGCCGCGAGCACGGTCGGGAACTTCGCGGAGATCCGCCGGCCCATGTGCCGGGCCGCCTCCAGATCAGTCGGGTCACTACCGGTGGCGGGGTCCTCGGCCGAGAGCATGGAGACCGAGGAGCGCAGCGCCGAGATGGGCCGCTCGCCGGAGTCGGCCAACAGCTGGAGCAGGTCGATGATTCCCGGTTTCACGGCTCGGGCCTCTCGCATTTCGGCTTCGAAATCCGCCAGTTCTGTGGCGGTCGGCAGGTCTTCGTTCCAGAGGAGGTAGAGTACTTCCTCGTATGTTGCCTCCTCGGCCAGCGCTTCGATCGGATAGCCCCGGTAGTAGAGTTTCCCTGCGTCGCCGTCGATGTCGCTGAGGGCGGACTCCGCGACCAGGACTCCTTCGAGGCCCTTCTTGAGCTCGGTTGTCATGGATGTCGTTACCTTCCGGGGTATGGCACAGGATGGGGTATATCTTTCGTGATCGACTCGTTTGGGGGCAGACAAACGTCCGAATTGTGGTCGTTTGGACTCAATTTTTGAACGTACGTCTAATCGAGATGGAAGTTTTGCCGCGGATCGTCCCGTATCCTTTTTGCCCGGTGGCCTGAACTGTCGGGCATGGTCGGCCGCGTCGAGTACGAACCCGCGAGCGTGAAAGACCTCCTCGTGGAGATGAAAGACACCGCCGAACTCCTCATCGATCTCTCCTATTCCGCAGTCCTGCATCACAGCGAGGCGATCGCAGAGGAAGTGCTGGCACTCGAGGAACGGATGGACGTGTTGCAGATCCGGGCCCGCATGAGTCTCATGCTCGCGGCTCGCAACCCCGAAGACGCCGAGTCCCTCGCCCCAGTTCTGGGAATCACGGGGGCCGCAGAGAAGATCAGCGACGCGGCGGGGGACATCGCGAAGGTGGTCCTCGATGATATTGGACTCCCGGAGAACATGCGGGCCTCCCTGCCCGTCGCGATCGAGACTCTGGTTCGGACCAATGTCGTCGAATCCTCGCCGTACGCGGGGCACACGCTCGCGGGCCTCAACCTGGAGACCGAAACTGGGGTCCGGGTGATTGCCATCCGCCGGGGTGGCGATTGGGTGCTCAATCCGTCCCGGGAGACCCGGCTGGAAGCCGGCGACGTACTCCTGCTCCGCGGCCCGGAGGCGGGCATCGCCGAAGTCGTCGAGACCGCTTCAGGCGAGTCCTACACGGCCCCCGATATTCCGGACGTGGCGGACGCGGACCTCGATCGGGCGGTCAACTCCCTGGTCCTGATGAAGAACATGAGCGAGTTGGCCGTCGACCTGGCCTACGGTAGTGTCCTTTACGACAGCGTGCCGCTGGCCGAGGAAGTGATCGAACTGGAGGCCGAGGTCGACGCACTGAAGTCCCGCTTCGAGGCCTGGACGCTTCGAGCGGCCGCCCAGTCCGCCGACCCGGTCTCGCTGCGGGGGCTGGTTCACATCGCCCAGAGCACGGAGATCATCAGCGACGCGGCCCTGGAGATCAGCGAGGGAGTCATTCGGGGGCTCGACTCTCACGTCGTCGTCCAGGAGGCCGTCGAGGAGTCCGACGAGGTCCTCACCCGGACCACCGTCGAGGCCGGGAGCGAACTGGACGGGACGACTCTCGGCGAGCGCGCGGTCAAGACCGAGACCGGCATGCGGGTGATCGCCGTGCGACGACCGAGTGACGGCAGCGACGACTGGGAGATCCAGCCGGGCCCGGAGACGGCCATTCGGGCGGGCGATGTCCTGTTGGCCAAAGGGACCCGGAGTGGGGCGGACAACCTCGCGGCGTTGACGGCCGCGTGACCGGACCGAACGCTACAAGGGCTCCCCGGACGCCGTTCGTACCAATGCAATCGCTGGGTACGGCACAGGCGGCCCCGGGGGAGATGGACACCGGCCGACTGGTCGTCGGCGAGGCCCGCGACGGATCGGAAGTCGGGCTCCCCGTCGCCGTCATCAACGGTGCCAGTTCGGGGAAGACGCTCTACCTGCAGGCTGTCAGCGACGGCGACGAACTCAACGGGCTCGGGGTGCTCACTCGCTTGCTCCCGCACCTCGATCCGGCCGAGATCGCGGGGACGATCACCGTCGTCGCCATCGCGAACGTCTATGGCTTCCGGGTGGCCGAACACCGCAACCCCATCGACGACACGAAGCTGAACCGGGCCTATCCCGGAGATCCGGACGGGAGTTCCTCGGAGCGTATCGCCCACGCCACCTTCCAGGCCGCGACCGACGCGGACCTGGTCGTCGATCTCCATCAGGGTTCGACGAGCCAGATGATCGACGAGACGCGGGTGCGGTGTGGTCGCCACCACCGCCAGCACGACGCCTGCCTGGAGCTCGCCCAGGTGTTCGACGCGGGCCACGTC
This region of Halodesulfurarchaeum sp. HSR-GB genomic DNA includes:
- a CDS encoding TrkA C-terminal domain-containing protein; the protein is MVGRVEYEPASVKDLLVEMKDTAELLIDLSYSAVLHHSEAIAEEVLALEERMDVLQIRARMSLMLAARNPEDAESLAPVLGITGAAEKISDAAGDIAKVVLDDIGLPENMRASLPVAIETLVRTNVVESSPYAGHTLAGLNLETETGVRVIAIRRGGDWVLNPSRETRLEAGDVLLLRGPEAGIAEVVETASGESYTAPDIPDVADADLDRAVNSLVLMKNMSELAVDLAYGSVLYDSVPLAEEVIELEAEVDALKSRFEAWTLRAAAQSADPVSLRGLVHIAQSTEIISDAALEISEGVIRGLDSHVVVQEAVEESDEVLTRTTVEAGSELDGTTLGERAVKTETGMRVIAVRRPSDGSDDWEIQPGPETAIRAGDVLLAKGTRSGADNLAALTAA
- the citZ gene encoding citrate synthase codes for the protein MTTELKKGLEGVLVAESALSDIDGDAGKLYYRGYPIEALAEEATYEEVLYLLWNEDLPTATELADFEAEMREARAVKPGIIDLLQLLADSGERPISALRSSVSMLSAEDPATGSDPTDLEAARHMGRRISAKFPTVLAAFDRLRRGKEPVEPREDLGLAANFLYMLHGTEPDPVDAEIFDKALTLHADHGLNASTFTAMVVGSTLADVYNSVTAAVAALSGPLHGGANQDVMEALLEIDEGPLTATEWIKELLDSGERIPGWGHRVYNVRDPRAKILESELRRLSNRTEDCHWLEYLEDLETHLTEEVGLPEKGVAPNVDFYSGAIYYQLGIPLDMFTAIFAMSRSTGWIGHVLEYQEDNKLIRPRGRYIGPDRREFVPIEER
- the ilvA gene encoding threonine ammonia-lyase, producing MLSLSDVEAARDRVDDVALRTSLESQRTFSRMTGADVRLKLENTQRTGSFKIRGATNRIRSLTEEEREGGVITASAGNHAQGVALAAKHSGVEALIVMPEFAPISKVNATESYGAEIELYGQDYADAQERAHELAEDSDRTYVHAYDDQAVQAGQGTIGLEIVEDCPEVDTVVVPIGGGGLIGGIATAIKARKPDTRVIGVQAEGAATVANSLDKGATEELDSVDTIADGIATGAVGETTLPIIDDRVDEIVTVDDSETASAMVLLLERVKTLVEGAGAVPIAALLGEKFDIEDDETIVTVLSGGNIDLNLLTTVLERGLVDRGRFVKLRTVMKDRPGALRDFLNIVTNAQANIYEINHDRARQSFAIDATEIEMDLETRGHEHVEEIISKLRDAGFQVEVRT
- a CDS encoding Rid family detoxifying hydrolase, yielding MKRVIETAEAPAAVGAYSQATTNGDLVFTAGQLPMTAEGELLEDEPIEVQTRQALENVKAILDEEGLTMQDVLKVTVLMDDIDEFDAMNSAYAEYFRDNPPARSAFEVAEVPKGAKIEIEVIAAQ
- the thsB gene encoding thermosome subunit beta; translated protein: MAERRMQGQPMIIMGDDAQRMKDKDAQEHNISAARAVADSVRTTLGPKGMDKMLVSSMGDVTVTNDGVTILQEMDIDDPTAEMIVEVAETQEDEAGDGTTTAVAVAGELLKEAEELLDQDIHATAVIKGYNMAAERARAEVDEVAISVDPDDEDLVRSVAETSMTGKGTELDKELLSDLLYRALQTVAIEAEDGSTVVDLNDVEIETQTGRQIGESELLSGAVVDKDPVHDNMPTEVEDASVLLLNEAIEVEETETDTTVSVDSPDQLQQFLEKEEAQLQEKVDQIAEAGADVVFCQKGIDDMAQHFLAKEGILAVRRTRKSDIEFLQDVLGASIVTDLDSVTAADLGSGSVTRDEADEMFYVEGSGDGAHGVTLLLRGATDHVVDEVERSVTDALDVASQALTDGRVLPGGGAIEVELADRVRNFADGVEGREALAVEAFADALELVPRVLASNAGLDSIDTLVEMRAAHEGGDQRAGLNVFTGDIEDTFEAGIVEPAHSKEQALSSASEAANLVLKIDDIISAGDLSTEGEDDGGAGGMGGGMGGMGGMGGMGGAM
- a CDS encoding succinylglutamate desuccinylase/aspartoacylase family protein; amino-acid sequence: MQSLGTAQAAPGEMDTGRLVVGEARDGSEVGLPVAVINGASSGKTLYLQAVSDGDELNGLGVLTRLLPHLDPAEIAGTITVVAIANVYGFRVAEHRNPIDDTKLNRAYPGDPDGSSSERIAHATFQAATDADLVVDLHQGSTSQMIDETRVRCGRHHRQHDACLELAQVFDAGHVLDQKGPEGQLARAAPDAGVPAIDPELGGTVGWDESSIEVGVRGVRRVLEHYGFLPGDAAPKDQTRATGFDRYGSPVGGLVHLQQELGTPVQPGDPLFTVTDPLGTEKARVHAENSGIFWRARRLPQAATGEYVCSVGTGIER